From a region of the Halorubrum sp. BV1 genome:
- a CDS encoding DoxX family membrane protein has product MLAEITALPLQFDTPLAGEIFLLGRILFGATLAFTGVNHFGDLDAMTGYAEFKGLPAPRFSVVASGLLLVLGGIGVAAGAFPVLSAGALAAFLLASAVTMHDFWSVDDPEEKQSEMTSFLKNVYGAGAALALLAVGGTAWPYALGVGLF; this is encoded by the coding sequence ATGTTAGCTGAAATCACGGCGCTACCGCTTCAGTTCGACACGCCCTTGGCGGGCGAGATCTTCCTGCTCGGCCGGATCCTGTTCGGCGCGACGCTCGCGTTCACGGGGGTGAATCACTTCGGCGATCTCGACGCGATGACGGGCTACGCCGAGTTCAAGGGGCTTCCCGCGCCGCGCTTCTCTGTCGTCGCCTCGGGCCTCCTCCTCGTGCTCGGTGGGATCGGCGTCGCCGCCGGCGCGTTCCCCGTGCTCTCGGCCGGCGCGCTCGCCGCCTTCCTCCTCGCCTCAGCCGTGACGATGCACGACTTCTGGTCGGTCGACGACCCCGAGGAGAAGCAGAGCGAGATGACGAGCTTCCTGAAGAACGTCTACGGTGCGGGCGCGGCGCTCGCGCTCCTCGCCGTCGGCGGCACCGCGTGGCCGTACGCGCTCGGCGTCGGGCTGTTCTGA
- a CDS encoding universal stress protein, which produces MSADSDASDSTNSPPTVTHSPAAAPSESGAAGSLFDRVLVVTADTDAGRAAVDAGVEVAAAHGASVDALYVVDTTEHWDMAVERHEREGETLVEAAESRGAAVGVDVDKWFRYGTAHEEVLDFAAAHDADLIVVGSARRTGLDRLVRPETLPVRVQRGASAPVLVVGADD; this is translated from the coding sequence ATGTCAGCCGACTCAGACGCCTCCGACTCGACGAACAGCCCACCGACCGTCACGCACTCGCCAGCAGCCGCGCCCTCGGAGTCGGGCGCGGCCGGATCGCTCTTTGATCGCGTGCTCGTCGTCACCGCGGACACCGACGCCGGCCGCGCCGCGGTCGACGCCGGCGTCGAGGTCGCCGCGGCCCACGGCGCAAGCGTCGACGCGCTGTACGTCGTCGACACCACTGAACACTGGGACATGGCGGTCGAGCGACACGAACGCGAGGGCGAGACGCTCGTCGAGGCGGCCGAGTCGCGCGGCGCGGCGGTCGGCGTCGACGTGGACAAGTGGTTCCGGTACGGGACCGCCCACGAGGAGGTGCTCGATTTCGCCGCCGCACACGACGCCGACCTGATCGTCGTCGGCTCCGCGCGTCGGACCGGCCTCGATCGGCTCGTCCGCCCGGAGACGCTCCCGGTACGGGTCCAACGCGGGGCGTCGGCCCCCGTGTTAGTCGTCGGCGCCGACGACTGA
- a CDS encoding flavin reductase family protein: MADEEDGTHRECDDIHRSGGPDAFGSPYRLLSTAVTPRPIAWVSSRGPAGENLAPYSFFTVVAVDPPVVGFAPVATAANPKDTLANALETEAFVVNVVTADLVETMNGSSATLDPGDSEFDHVGIERVDADRVDAPRVADAVVGLECELYDTVEVGTSTLVLGEVVYAHADESVLTDGRIDVDRLDTVGRLAGEWYASTDDRYEIERPP; the protein is encoded by the coding sequence ATGGCAGACGAAGAGGACGGCACTCACCGCGAGTGCGACGACATCCACCGGAGCGGCGGGCCGGACGCCTTCGGATCGCCGTACCGGCTGCTCTCGACCGCGGTGACGCCCCGACCGATCGCGTGGGTCTCCTCGCGCGGGCCGGCCGGTGAGAACCTCGCGCCGTACAGCTTCTTCACGGTCGTCGCGGTCGACCCGCCGGTCGTCGGATTCGCGCCGGTGGCGACCGCGGCGAACCCGAAGGACACGCTCGCGAACGCCCTCGAAACCGAGGCGTTCGTCGTCAACGTCGTCACCGCCGACCTCGTCGAGACAATGAACGGGTCGAGCGCGACCCTTGATCCCGGAGACAGCGAGTTCGACCACGTCGGGATCGAGCGCGTCGACGCGGATCGGGTGGACGCGCCGCGGGTCGCCGACGCGGTCGTCGGACTGGAGTGTGAACTGTACGACACAGTCGAGGTCGGTACCTCGACGCTGGTGCTCGGCGAGGTCGTCTACGCCCACGCCGACGAGTCGGTTCTCACCGACGGTCGGATCGACGTCGATCGGCTCGACACGGTGGGTCGGCTCGCCGGCGAGTGGTACGCCAGCACCGACGACCGATACGAGATCGAGCGGCCGCCGTAG
- a CDS encoding molybdopterin-binding protein, giving the protein MEVALITVGDELLSGDTVNTNANWLASELGDRGVAVPRILSVPDDRPVIADRAREYADAFDAVIVTGGLGSTPDDVTMEAVADAFGRELAPTDLTREAVERRLAVVRERIPDRDVDVDVDAEAAIPTESRPLLNEAGLAPGCVVEGVYVMPGIPDELKAMFDTVADEFAGDRRSRFLYTVEPESNIVPALETAMDRFDVAVGCYPDREADHNRLKVTGTDEATIDAAVEWLLSNVNASEEPVRRGWDD; this is encoded by the coding sequence ATGGAGGTCGCGTTGATCACGGTCGGCGACGAGTTGCTCTCGGGGGACACGGTGAACACGAACGCGAACTGGCTCGCGAGCGAGCTCGGCGACCGAGGGGTCGCCGTTCCCCGGATCCTCTCGGTCCCCGACGACAGGCCGGTCATCGCCGACCGGGCGCGCGAGTACGCCGACGCCTTCGACGCCGTGATCGTCACCGGGGGACTGGGGAGCACGCCCGACGACGTGACGATGGAGGCCGTCGCCGACGCGTTCGGGCGAGAGTTGGCCCCGACGGACCTCACGCGAGAGGCCGTCGAGCGCCGACTCGCGGTCGTCCGCGAGCGTATTCCCGACCGCGACGTCGACGTGGACGTCGACGCGGAGGCCGCGATCCCGACCGAAAGCAGACCGCTCTTAAACGAGGCCGGACTCGCCCCCGGCTGTGTCGTCGAGGGCGTCTACGTGATGCCGGGCATCCCCGACGAGCTGAAAGCGATGTTCGACACTGTCGCCGACGAGTTCGCCGGCGACCGCCGGTCGCGGTTCCTCTACACGGTCGAACCAGAATCGAATATCGTCCCGGCGCTGGAGACGGCCATGGATCGATTCGACGTCGCCGTCGGCTGTTATCCCGACCGCGAGGCGGACCACAACCGCCTGAAGGTGACCGGGACCGACGAAGCGACGATCGACGCCGCGGTCGAGTGGCTGCTTTCGAACGTCAACGCGAGCGAGGAACCGGTGCGTCGCGGCTGGGACGACTGA
- a CDS encoding VOC family protein, producing MTDAPPTTGLHHVTNICTDMDETVAFYEDALGWHTVKRTQNYDDPGTPHYYFSSTPEGEPGTTVTYFEYPNSQGAPGPGASHHFAFGVDDEATLREWQTHLRERGVRVSEIKDRTYFKSIYFSDPDGLVFELATEGPGFARDEEEPGSDEIDPFERGYER from the coding sequence ATGACCGACGCGCCGCCGACCACCGGCTTACACCACGTAACGAACATCTGCACCGACATGGACGAGACCGTCGCGTTCTACGAGGACGCGCTCGGCTGGCACACGGTCAAGCGGACCCAGAACTACGACGACCCTGGAACGCCGCACTACTACTTCTCCTCTACCCCCGAGGGGGAGCCTGGAACCACCGTCACCTACTTCGAGTACCCGAACTCGCAGGGCGCGCCGGGGCCGGGCGCGAGCCACCACTTCGCGTTCGGCGTCGACGACGAGGCGACGCTCCGCGAGTGGCAGACGCACCTGCGCGAGCGGGGCGTCCGCGTCTCCGAGATCAAAGACCGCACCTACTTCAAGAGCATCTACTTCAGCGACCCCGACGGGCTCGTCTTCGAACTGGCCACCGAGGGACCGGGATTCGCTCGCGACGAGGAGGAGCCGGGCAGCGACGAGATCGACCCGTTCGAGCGCGGGTACGAGCGCTGA
- a CDS encoding MFS transporter, protein MADGGTDGGVDYARRAADTLGFSRWWQILAAAGMMAAVSPYQYVWSSIEQPLAANLDIALPALGAVFSFYVVFQSLSQFPAGKWRDRHGPGALTFLAAVLAGGGYVGLAYATAVWQLYLLYSLGAIGVGIVYTVAVNTAVKWFPDRTGLTTGIGTMAFAGGSALVVPYVRANATVGAYADVLRNLGVAILLVTLVGAYLLQDPPDDWLDDGSDDSDGSDDVADCEDDAVSESTGTTDDSDVAASLRGRDYGTREMLSTWQFWLLYAMFIATAGADLIVTANVVRFADHFGLAAVVATAAATLLPVAAGVSRMILGEASDRFDRMWVMAVSFVLAGVFRLGLIGAGRAEAGIPFVALVMAAMFFSSPLYVFFPSIVADYYGAWNSSGNYAALYTAKVGGGVFAGTVAGYLVAEFGWEPTFALGGALAIGAGLATFLLRPPGDAGLGGDESTAAD, encoded by the coding sequence ATGGCTGACGGAGGAACCGACGGGGGCGTCGACTACGCCCGCCGCGCGGCCGACACGCTCGGCTTCTCGCGGTGGTGGCAGATCCTCGCCGCGGCGGGGATGATGGCTGCAGTGAGCCCGTACCAGTACGTGTGGTCGTCGATCGAGCAGCCGCTCGCGGCGAACCTCGACATCGCGCTGCCGGCGCTCGGCGCGGTGTTCTCGTTTTACGTCGTCTTCCAGTCGCTCTCGCAGTTCCCAGCGGGGAAGTGGCGCGACCGCCACGGACCGGGCGCGTTGACGTTCCTCGCCGCTGTTCTCGCCGGCGGCGGCTACGTCGGGCTCGCGTACGCGACTGCGGTCTGGCAGCTGTACCTGTTGTACTCTCTCGGGGCGATCGGCGTCGGGATCGTCTACACGGTCGCCGTCAACACCGCCGTCAAGTGGTTCCCCGACCGCACCGGCCTCACCACCGGCATCGGAACGATGGCGTTCGCGGGCGGGAGCGCGCTCGTCGTCCCGTACGTCCGCGCGAACGCTACTGTAGGTGCCTACGCCGACGTGCTCCGGAACCTCGGCGTCGCGATCCTCCTCGTGACGCTCGTCGGCGCGTACCTCCTCCAAGACCCGCCGGACGACTGGCTCGACGACGGCAGCGACGACAGCGACGGCAGCGACGACGTCGCGGACTGCGAAGACGACGCCGTCTCGGAGTCCACTGGAACGACCGACGACAGCGACGTGGCGGCGTCGCTTCGCGGCCGCGACTACGGGACCCGCGAGATGCTCTCGACGTGGCAGTTCTGGCTCCTGTACGCCATGTTCATCGCGACCGCCGGAGCCGACCTCATCGTCACCGCCAACGTCGTGCGGTTCGCCGACCACTTCGGGCTTGCCGCGGTCGTGGCGACCGCCGCCGCGACGCTTCTCCCCGTCGCAGCCGGCGTCTCGCGCATGATCCTCGGCGAGGCGTCGGACCGGTTCGACCGCATGTGGGTGATGGCCGTCTCGTTCGTCCTCGCAGGCGTATTCAGACTCGGACTCATCGGTGCAGGCCGCGCCGAGGCGGGGATTCCGTTCGTCGCGCTCGTGATGGCGGCGATGTTCTTCTCGTCGCCGCTGTACGTGTTCTTCCCCTCGATCGTCGCGGACTACTACGGCGCGTGGAACTCCTCGGGCAACTACGCGGCCCTCTACACGGCGAAGGTCGGCGGCGGCGTCTTCGCCGGGACCGTAGCCGGCTATCTCGTCGCCGAGTTCGGCTGGGAGCCGACGTTCGCGCTCGGCGGTGCGCTTGCCATCGGCGCGGGACTCGCCACGTTCCTGTTGCGCCCCCCCGGCGACGCGGGACTCGGGGGCGACGAGAGCACAGCCGCGGACTGA